One genomic region from Penaeus monodon isolate SGIC_2016 chromosome 24, NSTDA_Pmon_1, whole genome shotgun sequence encodes:
- the LOC119588706 gene encoding uncharacterized protein LOC119588706: MFNLLVRRFSSAGSEDAAPADQGTKSQEDEVSKSPRGSITNINVRKLSRGSAVDQEVSPRSSIGAQVSKSSRGSFADQEVSRSPRGSIGEQVSKSPRGSFVDQEASRSPRGSVERDG, translated from the coding sequence ATGTTCAACCTGCTAGTTAGGAGGTTCAGCTCAGCTGGATCAGAGGACGCGGCTCCCGCAGATCAAGGCACCAAGTCCCAGGAAGATGAAGTCAGTAAATCTCCCAGAGgttcaataacaaatataaatgttCGCAAACTATCAAGAGGTTCTGCTGTGGACCAAGAAGTGTCACCAAGGAGTTCTATTGGGGCACAGGTCAGTAAATCATCGAGAGGTTCTTTTGCTGACCAAGAGGTTTCAAGGTCACCAAGAGGTTCCATTGGTGAACAGGTCAGCAAGTCACCAAGAGGTTCTTTCGTGGACCAAGAGGCTTCTAGATCACCAAGAGGTTCagtagaaagagatggatag
- the LOC119588942 gene encoding uncharacterized protein LOC119588942 produces the protein MGVVTPPRDVLQDTERRPSFKDELTVDKSRRSSFRDVPQESERRPSIRDDVPDTERRGSFRDANERRASYNKSVSQDVERRGSLRDVPQEAERRDSFRNDVATDSRRRSSSREVSQEAERRGSFRDDASVDKRRRSSSRDVPQDVERRGSYRGDITADRRGALVLLWTYRCRMQGAVVHSRMSHIKESDVVPSGTPHRTQSDVVPSGTPHRKQDAWFIQGRPTGRRTAWFIQGRPTGRRTAWFIRDDTRRLSSSSGSFRDVKERRASYNRDVSLDEERRGSFIDVNPDGERRRSIKDEILEAEQAERDLEERLDNDHSRPVSQTACQVPIRHDPGTTSRTQ, from the coding sequence ATGGGCGTCGTAACTCCTCCAAGGGACGTCCTCCAGGACACAGAGCGTCGTCCATCATTCAAGGACGAGCTAACAGTGGATAAGAGCCGTCGCAGTTCCTTTAGGGACGTCCCACAGGAGTCAGAACGTCGTCCGTCCATCAGAGATGATGTTCCTGACACTGAACGCCGTGGCTCTTTTAGGGACGCCAACGAACGCCGAGCTTCTTATAACAAAAGCGTCTCGCAGGACGTAGAGCGCCGTGGTTCGCTAAGGGACGTCCCACAGGAAGCAGAGCGCCGGGATTCATTTAGAAATGACGTAGCAACAGACAGCAGACGCCGCAGTTCATCGAGGGAAGTCTCGCAGGAAGCAGAGCGCCGTGGATCATTCAGGGATGACGCCTCAGTAGACAAGAGACGCCGCAGTTCTTCAAGGGATGTCCCACAGGATGTAGAGCGTCGAGGTTCATATAGGGGAGACATCACAGCAGACAGAAGAGGCGCCCTAGTTCTTCTTTGGACGTACCGATGCAGGATGCAGGGCGCCGTGGTTCATTCAAGGATGTCCCACATCAAGGAGAGCGACGTGGTTCCTTCAGGGACGCCCCACAGGACGCAGAGCGACGTGGTTCCTTCAGGGACGCCCCACAGGAAGCAAGACGCGTGGTTCATTCAGGGACGCCCCACAGGACGCAGAACGGCGTGGTTCATTCAGGGACGCCCCACAGGACGCAGAACGGCGTGGTTCATTAGGGATGATACGAGGCGACTCAGTTCCTCAAGTGGCTCTTTCAGGGATGTCAAGGAACGCCGGGCATCATATAACAGAGACGTCTCGCTTGACGAAGAGCGCCGTGGCTCCTTCATAGATGTCAATCCTGACGGCGAGCGTCGACGATCGATCAAGGACGAAATCTTAGAAGCTGAACAAGCTGAACGCGACCTCGAAGAGCGCCTCGACAATGATCATTCCCGCCCCGTATCGCAAACAGCATGCCAGGTCCCCATCCGACACGACCCAGGAACCACAAGCCGGACACAATGA